From the Candoia aspera isolate rCanAsp1 chromosome 3, rCanAsp1.hap2, whole genome shotgun sequence genome, the window AGGCCTGGCAAAAGAGATGTATCTTGGCTGCTATTGCAAAAACACAATTCCCACTGGAGCACATTCCCACATTACCAATATATGTATCCCTGAAAGCAGGTAAGAAGGTGGATagggcaaatagagggagaaaatgtagaagcagtgaaagactttgtatttctaggtgcgagattactgcagatgctgactgcagtcaggaaatcataagacgcttaatccttgagagaagagcaatgaccaatctcaataaaatagttaagagcagagacatcacactgacaacaaaggtccgcatagttaaagcaatggtgttccccttagtaacatatggctgcgagagctggaccataaggaaggctgagagaaggaagatcgatgcttttgaactgtggtgttggaggaaaattctgagagtgccttggactgcaagaagatcaaaccagtccatcctccaggaaatcaagccagactgctcacttgagggaacgatattaaaggcaaaactgaaatactgtggccacataatgagaagacaggacaccctggagaaggtgctgatgctagggagagtggaaggcaaaaggaagaggggccgaccaagggcaagatggatagatgatattctagaggtgacgggctcgtccctgggggagttgggggtgttaacgaccgacaggaagctctgatgtgggctggtccatgaagtcacgaagagtcggaagcgactaaacgaataaacaacaagccatTAACGGCTTTATAAATTGTGCACGGAAAAATAGTGATATCCAGGGCAGACTTTTAACATGGTCCTCTACTGAAACATGCCACCTTTTACACCAATGAAAGCTAGCACTGCATTCGTTTGTTTCACTTCCATTCCTCTCCCTTCTGAAGGCCCTGAGCGGCTTACAAGTACCAAcgcaaaaagttaaaaatatcaGCAACGCAGTCTTATTAATAACCACCCCAACTCCGAAGCGCCACCGTCTGGGTGAAGAACCTTGGCTTCTAACATCCCCAAATGCCTTTCTGCAGGCGCCTTCGCCCGGTTCTTCGAAAATGcaacgggggtgggtgggggtagtCCAGAGGCGGCTCCCTGCAGGTGGGTCTCCCTTGGAGGAGGGTCCCCCAGCCAGCCCCTGCCAGGTCTCCCCGGGCAGGCAAATTCCACACTTGGGAATctgtcttgtcttttcttttcgaGGCATAAAGGTAGAGAATCCCTGAGCACAGGAAAAATACCTCTCCTTTAAACagagctgcagctgcttttcttcaCGAGACGGTGGTACAACAGCCGCCGACCGCACGTGCGCCGAACAGCACCGCCCGCCTTTGCGCTCCTACTCGGGTCCTTCCTGGCCCAGGGTCGGAGGGAGTAATCCGTCGCGGCCAGAAAGAGACCCACGTGACAGAGCACGAAACGGGACCTGCGATCTTTTTCAGCGCTTTGCCTCCAGGAACGGAACGCCGGGTCTCCAGAGACCCTTACCGAACAGGCTGATTCCCCCGCCGCCTGGGGCACGTCccaagccctgtctctgtcactcAATCGTCACTGAAAGGGTTGgtacatttaaagaaaaagtagATTAATCTTCAAATCTATCAAGAGGCGACTTTCAACTTTCCCCGCCTTTCTCCACCTTCGAGGGAGATGCCATAGGGACCTGCCTAAGAAACCCCTCACCCCGCGCAGTTTTTTGAAATGCAAACAGTGGAACGGTTTACACTCTCAGATGGTGGCATTAAGTTTTTTTGCAAAAGTGTCAGAAAAAAAGACAATGCATAATTGTTATGAACAGCAGGAAGGGCTGGGTCGTCTTGCTTGCAGTAGCCGGCGATGCTGAGATGGAAACTAACCATAATCTATCATGAGCTCCATTATTTGAAGTGATGAGGCTTTTTGCAAGCCGATGAATTTTGATTCCCGCTCCTATCATCCATCAACAATGATGAGGAAAAGTCAACCCGGAGCTCAGGGCGCATATTTCTCTGCTCGTTTCTATCTCCACGAAGGATTTAACAGCAAATCAGGATCAAGCTGAAGGGACGAAGTGGGCTCTGCGACGGCATTGTAGCCAATCAAtgaaaccaggaggctgggaaCAAGACGAAAAGGCGTGATCCGATTGGTCTCCGCGCCTGACCTAAAGTGGAACCTGAAATCTTCGAGGAAAGAGGTAAGGGTGACTTGCACGTGGAGCTCGCGGAAGGGGACGTAGTGATTGCGGGAGCTACGGAGCGCTGCCTCGGCTGAGCTGTTTCCTGCTTCGCTTTTGAGTTCAGACAGTCCCTCTGACTTAAGCCTGTTGTAACCCTTGGGGGAGTAGGACACCCAAGGTCTAAGTTAGGTGGGTATTGGTATATTTGTAGAAGGCCCTTTTCAGTTGCGATGTCACCCCTCCGACGAAAGATAAAGCACGCACCATTCTGACGAAAGTAGCTACTAGAAATGGTTTAATCCACTCCTGGTTTCTTTGGGTTATTTATGTTATGGTTCATTGTTTGTTATTGCTGCCAGAGGGATCATCTACACCGTCTCCCTTGTGTAAGAGCAGCAACTTTGCTGATCTCCTTTTCCAGGTGCAACAAAAGAACCCCTGTGGGGACAGCAGTTTGccactttcctcctccctcctcccatgAGGACCAGAGGAAAACACATTGCCAGGGGACTAGGAAAGTGCTTTTTCACATAAGTGCTTTTTCACATAAAAAGCCTTGAATCCTGCAAGTGATGTAAATTGAGTAAATATATGTAAACATTTGCAGTTTTTTATGCATTGTATTTTGCATAATTGTGCATGTTTTTTTAATATCACAAATACAGACAAGGAGCAGGATTGAAGTTTCTCAATTGGCTGCTGGACATCTTATTCAGCTACTTATTCCAGCTTCAATAATGCTTACCCATAATACTTTCAAACATATACTTACAGATGTTAAATGCTTTAATGTGTTTTTCTGAGCTGAGTCCATTAGTTAACAGTTTCATATTTAGACTTTCTGTACTCACACAGAATTGAGACATTGACATAACTCTAATTATGCCGCCTCTTGTCCTGTCATTTCAAACTGTTAAAATAAACAGGCAATCTCTGTAGTAACCTTTTCTTCTATTTGCAGGCAATGTCAATAGCTAAGCTAAGATGGCTTTTATGGTTTTCAGATCTTTCCAAGTATATGCTTCTAATGTACGAGCATGCAGACCACTGCTAACTGGAAGCAGAGCCTTGAGCCATTTCTGTCAGAAAATGAGGCAGTTCACTATCTGCTACTTTGACTCTTCCATATTGGAACACCAAAGAGATTTCCAGTGCACTTCTTGTAGAAATTACATGAAACTAGAAAATCATACTAGCTCTATTGTGGAAACAATGCAACATCTTGGAGAGGCCAGTAACAATTTAAAATCTAATAGCAAGTCAATAGATGAACAGATATTTTTGAACGAATTGAACCAATGGTCTTCATGCAAGGACATTTTCAAATTTGTGAGTTCATTGGAAAGTTTATCTGACATTATGATAGCAGCTATCTTTCAGCGGCTGGGTGAGGTCCAGCTACAGAACAACTTAATGAAGTGTCCAGAGGAGCTGGTGGAAAATGACATCTTCAAATCACTTTGCTTGCAGCTGGAACAAGAATCTGCAAATTGGTCTGACTCTGCTCTTGTAAATTCTCTAAATGGTTTGACAAAGTTGCGTGTGGATCCTTGCAGTACGCTGATGGTTCGCTTGGTGTCAGAGAGCCAGGAACGTATTGATAAGGGCCAGATGACTATAAAAAATTTGTGTATTCTTGGAGAAGGTTTATTTAACCTTGGAGGACCAGAACATACTATGCTGGAACAAATTATGAATCAAATTCAAAGTACAAATCTTGAGGACTGGAAGGTTGAAGAAATGGTCCTGGTATACAGAACTCTGCAGCTGGATGTAGGTAGGAGAGAGAAATTCCAGAACCTGTTAAACAAAATGAACAGTTTTGCAGAGATGGAAGGTTACCAATTTACTCCCAGACAGACAAGTACAGTGTTAAATGTTCTGGTTCTTTTTGATGAAACCCAAGCCAATAACTTGATAATAAAACTTTGTAAGCATGCATCATGTTATATCCCATACTTCACAGATGATGAAATGATAAACGTTCTGgaagcattcattcattttagaTGCTCTGACCAGTGCTTCACAGAAGCGCTAGAAAGACATGTTGCCAAGTTTGCCTTTGTGATGCATCCCAACACAATCTCCAAAGTCATGCAGTACTGCAGCAGACTCTGCATTCTTTCCAAACCCATATTCAATGCAGTGGCAGAAACCTTTGTCTACAATGCTGACAATTTCACCATTTCTCAGTTTGTTGAGCAGGTTGTTCCATTTGGGAAGCTCAACTATTTGCCCCCATGTGCTTCATCTTTTTTCCGACAGGTTGAAAGGCTTGTTAGTATGCGACTTTCTGAATTTGAGCCTCATGTACTTCTGAACCTTCTTCATTCATGTGTTCTCATTAAATGCTATCCACTAAATTTTATGGAAAAACTGTTCAGTCCCTTTTTTCTGCAGCAACTGGAAGGTAAGCAAATAAACTTTATAATTTCTGTTATAATAGCCATCTTATTACAGTTGTTGTCAAACAGTTTGTAGGAATCATATGCACTCCTTAATAAGGTTAGTATGGCATCCAACTGTCTGGGTGGTCTTAGAGGAACTTTGCACATCTTGGAAGAGATAGGTAGCACTTACAGAACAAACCAAGTACAAGTCGTGACATCTGTCTGGCTCATCCCCATTTGCCTTACCCAACTTGTCAATAGCTGAACTGGATTGTTTAAGATTTCATATCTGCTAGGTTTGTTTTTCTGATTAGCAGTAATGACTATAGCATGGCCAATGGGAAGCCACACAAGGGGGCAGGGAGCAGCCTGTTGGAGTTTTGTGCATATTCATGACAAACTATAAACAATactggtcctcgcttaacgaccacaattggaaccagaacttagatcgctaagcaatgtgatccTAAAGCGAGATGTCAcacgaccactttgcttagtgaccacaatccgGACAATTCcccttgctgtcattaagcaaattttacTGGctgttagctgaggacccaccctATTCCAAACTTGGTCCCTCCCAACCCCGaccctcagtaaggtaagggactgcctccaactgcCCCCACCcgcctattcccccccccccatgtctgcccttttggccaccctgcaccctgccttgcagggcagcaagcagccccagaatgGCGTGGCTTTGAGGCTCCTTGCCACGCCCTGGGAAGCCGCAGCCGTCCCAGCCCCCTCCCAGCCGCAGTTGCCCTCGTCACCCTGCACTCTGAGACCCCtggccctgcactctgccacccaaGCTGACCTTCGCTGGCTTCtcgctcctgctgctgacgaggcatgaccagcctggctgctgggctggtctggtctggtctttggctatgaaaaaaaaaaagcccaaagcagTCCCTTTGCAAAGAGTTGCTGGGCAGGGCTGAGCTAGCTTTGCAtccccaagagaaaaaaaaatggtaaaggcagcccctttgcaaagagctctTGGGTGAGACTGAgctagctttttttaaaagtgaagctACGCACCCCTGCCCAGCAGTTCTTTGCAAAGGGActgctttgggcttttttttttcccttctttttctgcacccgaagccagcccagcccagcccagcagccaggccaggccagcctcgtcagcagcgggagcaagaagacggcaaggtcagctggggcggcaGGGGGTCAAAAAggcatagatggggggagataggcaggtggggggagctggAGCCCAGATTTGAGTTTTGCTCTGCAGAAACTAGAATGTACTGTAGAATGTGTTATAGAACCCTTTCTTTGATGGTAGAAATTGCAGAGCAAATTCTCATCGAAACAAACATGTCTAAACAATATATGAGAGTTTGAGAGTTGGTGTACTCTCAACGAAGCTGAGCCGAGAATCAGAAAAGCCCCTTTTGAATCTTGTTTCTGCCACAACCAAACTTGCTATTAAGTAAACCACTCTTTCTTAACCTTAGTTCTTCCCACACATCTATAATACAAAGATTGTGGAGTAAAGCTGATAAGCTTAAAGGATTATTGTAAAGATTGTAGCTAGATAGGGTGAAATGCTTCAAACCTttgaaaatgctgtaaagtaTCATAGTTTAGTGTAGCACTTTAGTTCCAAGAAAGAAAGGCATGTGACTATTAGGGGAAAATCACTTCAGGCAAGTAACATGCCCCTGTGAAATCAGTAAGCCACAGCTACCTAAACTGAAAATGGGTTCACCTGGAGGTTGAGAGGATGTGGCCTGCCTATTTTACTTCTTGATTTACTGAGTATTATATTCACTAAAGCACTGGGGCCTTCCTAGATTCAGCTCCTACTCAGAAAGCTGATGGCAGTTCTGGCTAGGAGGGCCTCTGTACAGTTACACCTCATAAGTAGGCATGAAGGCATGACCtctcctggattgggaggccctgttcatgccttggtcactacCATTTGGATTATTACAGGGTGCTCTACGTAGGGCTtccttgaagatcatccagaacCTTTatttggtgcagaatgcagcagcttgagCAGGCAGAGGAGCTGCTACAGTGgagcttaaaagtttgtgaacccctttgaattatttctgcagaaatatgacctaaaacgtgagCTGTTCTCCACATGTCCTAAAAcgagataaagagaacccagttaaatcAGTCAAAGACATTATACCTGTTcgttgatttattgaggaaaatgatgcaaagctacatatttgtgtgtggcaaaagtatgtaaatctttgctttcagtaactggtgtgtcccccttgggcagcaataactgcagctgaacatttctgataactgttgatcagtcctgcacatcggcttggaggaattttagctcaTTCCTCCtttcagaacagcttcaactcagggatgttggtagGCTTCCTCTCATGAATTGCCTGCTTTAGGTCCTTcgacaacatttctataggattaaggtcaggactttgacttggtcattccaaaacattagctttcttctgctttaatcaTTCTTTGCTTGTAcgacttgtgtgttttgggtcttttttaaaaaaaaattctatttgaaTTTTATAATACAATAgaagtataaaaaatgaaaagaaaaaagataagaattagggaaaaaagtgaagaaaggaaagaaaacctAGAATTTTGTCTTCTGCCCTTTCTTCTGtcaagtaattgccatcttactctttctcctccctctttaacTCTTTCTAATCCCCATGTGTTTTGGGTCATCTTGCTGCATGGCCCACTTTCTCTTGATCTTCAGTTCACAGACacataccctgacattttcctgtagaatttgctggtacaattcagaattcatagttccattgATGATGGTGACCCCTCCTGTTCCAGAGggagcaaagcaggcccaaaccatgatgctgccaccacgtttcccagatgggataaggttcttctGCTGGAATGCAATCTTTGCCTTTCGCCAAACATAACACTTtacattcaagccaaaaagttatattttggtctcatccatccacagaacattcttccaatagccttctggcttaccCATGTGGTCTTTCACAAACTGTAGAcgggcagcaatgttcttttggAGACTAGtgttttctccttgcaaccctgacatgcacaccattgttgttcagtgtattcgtggtggtctcatgaacactgacattcaccagtgcaagagaggcctttagttccttagactttttttttaatctgttcaatcatgtctgattcttggggactgcctggacaagcccttgcagttttcttggtgagggttttcagaagtggtttaccattgcctccttcctagggctgagagaaagtgactggtccaaggtcgcccagctgattctgtgcctagggtgggactagaactcatggtctcccggtttctagtctgatgccttaaccactacaccagactggctcttatcCTTAGACATTACGCTGGGGTTATTTGAGGCTTTCCAGAGTATTATATATTTTGCCCTTGGTGTGGTCTTGGTTGGTTGACCACTCCTGTGGAAGGTAACAGTGGTGTTGAATTGCTTtcatttgtacacaatctgcctgacagtggacagGTGgaatccaaactctttggaaatagttttgtaaccttttccagcctggtgagcatcaacaattgtttttcagaggtcctcagaaatctcctttgtttgagccatAGCACtgttccacatacctgtgttgtgaagatcagactttgatggtgaagaattctgttctttaaatatgaCAGAACTTCCCATACTCACCCCTGATCAttatcccattgattgaaatatgtgactctaatttccccttcaaattaactgataatcctagaggttcacatactgtTGCCACACACGgttatgtagctttggatcatttgtctcaataaataaatgaacaagtataatgtttaaTTGATTCTCTTTAtgtagttttaggacttgtgtggaggacagatcatgttttagatcatatttatgcataaatattgaacattcaaaagggtttACAAACATTTAAGCACCATTGTAGGTTCTCTCTTGTAACTTCTCTACTTTGagagctgcactgattaccagtttccttctggatggtaatcaaggtgctggttgttgccTTTAAAGCCTTGCACAGGACCCCCTACCAGTAGGTTCTGCAGGTCTGGTCAGATCTGGAAGGGTAAGCTGTCCCCAGATCCTTCCTCCCAGGGAATGTCATCTTCAGGAAGCACAGGGAAGCCTTCTCAGTTATGGCCCCTTCTTTGGAACAACATCCCCCTGCCCCCAGGTTAGACTGATTAGACCTTGGTTTTTCAGAAAACCATCAGAACTCTTTAGAATGGAGTTGTTATGAGTGCCCCCTGTAATGCATTTTTGTATAATGTTTGCTGTTTCtttggcagtggtggtggtgatgatggtgacgatgatgatgatgatttaactTTTTTTACTGTGGAAGGGAATGTAAGCTGCTCAAGAGTCTTTTGggattggagtggcatataaacaCTAGTAAATAAATGAAGGCTAAGCAATCAATTTTAAGTTGCTGTATGATGATGGGTCTGTCTGGTTGTTTGCATCTCAGCTGAAAGTCCCAGATTGGAGATTGTTTCTCAGTTGACACAGCTATTTTTAACCGTTCAGCTGGAGTGTCCATACTATAAGGTATGATATTAATGATGGTAATTAATGTTATTTAAGCAAATGCCGGCATTTGTACATGTTTACTCTGACTAAGTAGTGTTTCATAATACTATTGACCAAATGTAATAATGTTGCTTATTCGTAATCCTCTGTATCAGCATTAATAATTTTGTTGATATTTTAGGCTGTAGTCCTATGGGTTTCTGGCTGTAAGATATAGCAGGATGGAGAGGAATGTGTTCATACAGATCATACTAGCAGGGGAAGCTTCTGCCCCCATTACAGTACTTCTATGCTGGAGCAAGAACCCAAAAGTAGCATTCCAGGGGCATGACATCTGCACCTGGCAGATCAGTTATATTGCCTTGTACTCAGTGGAGGTAAAAATAAGAGCCTGCTAATGCTACTTTACAGGTTTTCTGATTTCGTGGTTTCTCTGCTATGGCTTCCCCTCCTTATTCCTCATTAGGATTATTCTGCCACCATTACTCTAATGTGCCTTGTTATGTTGTCAGTTCATCTGTGCATTTTTAAAGCTACCTGCATATTTACTCATATGAGTTTTGTTAACTGGCAGTAAGCAACTTggcatatttttttaatcatttgtctCTTCCAGAATCCCAGGCTCCTTCTAGAATACCAAGTCAAGTCCTTTCGCTCCAGATGTGAGTCATTAGAATCCAAGGTAGATCCTCATCTTTTCAGCAGAGTGAAGGCTGGCATGATTGACCTCTTGGGGAGCCAAAAATATTTTGCCTCTAATGTTCTGACACCATATCACTACACCATAGGTGAGCAAACTGGGTTTACTTTTCAGATAGCTGGGTTTACTTTCAGATAGatgtacattatttttttcaggacTGAATGGGTGGAATGGCCATATTCCAAGGAGTAATGGGTGGGACAGGGACTCAATTTATATCCctcttatttacatttaatttttgctAAAATTAAATGTTATAAGGTTACTCTCCAGtcatatgtttaattattttccccttgTGTCACATCAAAAATTATACTTTAGTATTAACTTTTGGAAATCTCTGTGAGTTGCTGCTGGGCCTCTAGATGGCTACAGGGTTTGTTTTGGGCTTAGGCAATCATTTCCACTGGTGTCATTTGCCTAATGATTTTTGATCCCATGGTATTGGAATTTGTGTGTTCTTCTTTGGAGTCTATTTGTATGTAGACTTCATACACAACACGGAAGGTGTGTAAACTACAGTCCTAGAACTTCATGTTCATTCAGTGTAAACTCTCTGCAAACTATACATTCAGAACTCCACCAAGAGTGATCTGGCCCTCCATGCAGTCAACTagatggggatgggggtgggggcacaGTGGTGGTGGAACCATGCCTCTTCTCATTGGTGCAAGGGCACTAAACTTTTTCTGTGAGCCCCTCATTTTTTCAACTATTATCATCTGCATGAAATTTCAGTATTCTCTTACAAATTCTTAAGATTTTTCAGCAACAGTTGTCTTTGTTTCTAGCCAAGTTAAATACTTTACAGACAGTAAGGCTGCCCATTTTCCTCAGGTTTCAGTGTTGCACATTGATTAAAAA encodes:
- the FASTKD3 gene encoding FAST kinase domain-containing protein 3, mitochondrial isoform X1, encoding MAFMVFRSFQVYASNVRACRPLLTGSRALSHFCQKMRQFTICYFDSSILEHQRDFQCTSCRNYMKLENHTSSIVETMQHLGEASNNLKSNSKSIDEQIFLNELNQWSSCKDIFKFVSSLESLSDIMIAAIFQRLGEVQLQNNLMKCPEELVENDIFKSLCLQLEQESANWSDSALVNSLNGLTKLRVDPCSTLMVRLVSESQERIDKGQMTIKNLCILGEGLFNLGGPEHTMLEQIMNQIQSTNLEDWKVEEMVLVYRTLQLDVGRREKFQNLLNKMNSFAEMEGYQFTPRQTSTVLNVLVLFDETQANNLIIKLCKHASCYIPYFTDDEMINVLEAFIHFRCSDQCFTEALERHVAKFAFVMHPNTISKVMQYCSRLCILSKPIFNAVAETFVYNADNFTISQFVEQVVPFGKLNYLPPCASSFFRQVERLVSMRLSEFEPHVLLNLLHSCVLIKCYPLNFMEKLFSPFFLQQLEAESPRLEIVSQLTQLFLTVQLECPYYKNPRLLLEYQVKSFRSRCESLESKVDPHLFSRVKAGMIDLLGSQKYFASNVLTPYHYTIDIEIKLNEEGFVLPVNAHDEVYERIALCIDDEKRFCANSHNLLGKESIKQRHLKLIGYVVVQIPFFEFNPLNNENDVLDYLHKKVFPNFYSFQE
- the FASTKD3 gene encoding FAST kinase domain-containing protein 3, mitochondrial isoform X2 gives rise to the protein MAFMVFRSFQVYASNVRACRPLLTGSRALSHFCQKMRQFTICYFDSSILEHQRDFQCTSCRNYMKLENHTSSIVETMQHLGEASNNLKSNSKSIDEQIFLNELNQWSSCKDIFKFVSSLESLSDIMIAAIFQRLGEVQLQNNLMKCPEELVENDIFKSLCLQLEQESANWSDSALVNSLNGLTKLRVDPCSTLMVRLVSESQERIDKGQMTIKNLCILGEGLFNLGGPEHTMLEQIMNQIQSTNLEDWKVEEMVLVYRTLQLDVGRREKFQNLLNKMNSFAEMEGYQFTPRQTSTVLNVLVLFDETQANNLIIKLCKHASCYIPYFTDDEMINVLEAFIHFRCSDQCFTEALERHVAKFAFVMHPNTISKVMQYCSRLCILSKPIFNAVAETFVYNADNFTISQFVEQVVPFGKLNYLPPCASSFFRQVERLVSMRLSEFEPHVLLNLLHSCVLIKCYPLNFMEKLFSPFFLQQLEAESPRLEIVSQLTQLFLTVQLECPYYKNPRLLLEYQVKSFRSRCESLESKVDPHLFSRVKAGMIDLLGSQKYFASNVLTPYHYTIE